From the Oncorhynchus nerka isolate Pitt River linkage group LG28, Oner_Uvic_2.0, whole genome shotgun sequence genome, one window contains:
- the LOC115112875 gene encoding eukaryotic translation initiation factor 2-alpha kinase 1-like isoform X1, which produces MFSSLNGQRGVSSNSSSVINRNLTTTTTGHECSVFNLTNSEDDDEVIFDTSDLDNNCEVLIAGKQYLSTQEFASAIPNHLLLGSLLEHLCFVYESDPTRSRMLFKVIGQRLAAMNLLSPLAISEEFSSVRLQHNRAFIELLDAASTSLFPQGQRLCNTDSQSLTLRPTEGLFQAQASRYLSEFEELSRLGKGSYGKVFKVTNKLDGQKYAVKKILIKNVSREDCMKVLREVKVLSSLQHINVVGYHTAWMEHVAPAFINPASILPALETPALPERTEESTGSSNSSSIVFESSDHSKEPVAIAKVPEILRVKALAPKEEKSTQAVCPKTMRHTRVSENFVPCVFLGRRGLTPDGCPVVSWDGSALSEEASGTRNKMELNNNSYIDVGSEEWDTKCPTKEVQFHLMLYIQMQLCERSLKDWISERTTEHTSQNPYGSVDIKQTLSILHKILEGVEYIHSRSIMHRDLKPRNIFLHGLDCHVRIGDFGLACRDIIMDDEAKPPSTSQNTGSSHTTGVGTFVYAAPEQMEGSHYDSKSDMYSVGVVALELFQPFGTEMERVRTLGDLREGKIPDSFSQCWPVLAKYITLLTSRDPSLRPSATQLLQSELFSSKDMVIHGLQRRVEEQEEEIVQLRRQISQLQTQSTQQASHPTDKT; this is translated from the exons ATGTTTAGCTCTCTGAACGGGCAACGAGGGGTAAGTTCAAATAGCAGCAGCGTGATCAACCGAAATCTAACCACCACCACAACCGGACATGAGTGCAGTGTGTTTAATTTGACCAACAGTGAAGATGACGACGAGGTTATATTTGACA CGTCCGACTTGGATAACAACTGTGAGGTTCTGATAGCTGGCAAGCAGTACCTGTCCACCCAGGAGTTTGCCTCCGCCATCCCCAACCACCTTCTGCTTGGGTCCCTGCTGGAACACCTGTGCTTTGTCTACGAGAGCGACCCGACCCGCTCACGTATGCTGTTCAAAG TCATTGGTCAGCGTTTAGCAGCGATGAACCTCCTCTCCCCATTGGCCATCAGTGAGGAGTTCAGTTCAGTCAGACTCCAGCACAACAGAGCCTTCATTGAACTACTGGATGCTGCCAGCACCTCCCTGTTCCCACAG GGTCAAAGATTATGTAATACAGATAGCCAGAGCCTTACGCTAAG ACCAACAGAAGGTCTGTTCCAGGCACAGGCGTCGCGCTACCTCAGCGAGTTTGAAGAGCTCTCTAGACTTGGAAAAGGATCCTATGGCAAAGTCTTTAAG GTAACAAACAAGCTGGATGGCCAGAAGTATGCTGTGAAGAAAATTCTCATCAAGAATGTTTCACGGGAAGACTGCATGAAg GTTCTCAGAGAAGTTAAAGTGTTATCCAGTCTTCAGCACATCAATGTAGTGGGCTACCACACTGCCTGGATGGAGCATGTCGCACCTGCTTTTATCA ACCCTGCATCAATACTCCCAGCACTGGAAACTCCTGCACTGCCAGAACG CACTGAGGAGAGTACCGGCAGTAGCAACAGCTCCTCAATAGTCTTTGAGAGCTCAGATCACTCGAAGGAGCCAGTGGCCATTGCAAAAGTACCAGAGATCCTCCGGGTGAAAGCCCTGGCCCCTAAAGAGGAGAAGAGCACACAGGCGGTGTGTCCTAAAACCATGCGCCACACCCGTGTCTCAGAGAACTTTGTCCCCTGTGTGTTCCTGGGACGGCGTGGCCTGACACCGGACGGTTGCCCTGTGGTCAGCTGGGATGGCTCGGCCCTGTCAGAGGAGGCCTCAGGAACCAGGAACAAGATGGAGCTGAACAACAACTCCTACATCGACGTGGGGAGCGAGGAATGGGACACGAAATGCCCCACCAAGGAG GTGCAGTTCCACCTCATGCTGTATATTCAGATGCAGTTGTGTGAACGTTCACTCAAAGACTGGATCTCCGAGAGAACCACCGAACACACCTCACAAA ATCCTTATGGGTCTGTGGACATCAAACAAACCCTTAGCATTCTACATAAAATACTTGAAGGAGTGGAATACATTCACTCTAGAAGTATCATGCACAGAGACCTGAAG CCCAGGAATATTTTCCTGCATGGACTTGACTGCCATGTGAGGATTGGAGACTTTGGACTGGCTTGCAGGGATATAATAATGGATGACGAGGCAAAGCCACCCTCCACCTCACAGAACACCG GTTCCTCACACACCACTGGAGTGGGGACATTTGTTTATGCTGCACCTGAACAAATGGAGGGCTCCCACTATGATTCAAAG TCAGACATGTACAGTGTAGGAGTGGTGGCCCTGGAGCTGTTCCAGCCCTTTGGGACAGAGATGGAGCGCGTGCGTACACTAGGAGACCTCCGTGAGGGGAAGATCCCAGACTCCTTCTCCCAGTGCTGGCCTGTTCTGGCCAAGTACATTACACTGCTGACCAGCAGAGACCCCTCTCTACGACCCAGCGCCACACAGCTGCTGCAGAGCGAGCTGTTCAGCAGCAAAGACATG GTTATCCATGGCTTGCAGAGAAGGGTTGAAGAGCAGGAAGAGGAGATAGTTCAACTCAGGAGACAGATCAGTCAGCTACAGACTCAGAGCACGCAACAGGCATCCCATCCAACCGACAAGACCTGA
- the LOC115112875 gene encoding eukaryotic translation initiation factor 2-alpha kinase 1-like isoform X2, producing the protein MDLGEKDIAALIAKVIAEASDLDNNCEVLIAGKQYLSTQEFASAIPNHLLLGSLLEHLCFVYESDPTRSRMLFKVIGQRLAAMNLLSPLAISEEFSSVRLQHNRAFIELLDAASTSLFPQGQRLCNTDSQSLTLRPTEGLFQAQASRYLSEFEELSRLGKGSYGKVFKVTNKLDGQKYAVKKILIKNVSREDCMKVLREVKVLSSLQHINVVGYHTAWMEHVAPAFINPASILPALETPALPERTEESTGSSNSSSIVFESSDHSKEPVAIAKVPEILRVKALAPKEEKSTQAVCPKTMRHTRVSENFVPCVFLGRRGLTPDGCPVVSWDGSALSEEASGTRNKMELNNNSYIDVGSEEWDTKCPTKEVQFHLMLYIQMQLCERSLKDWISERTTEHTSQNPYGSVDIKQTLSILHKILEGVEYIHSRSIMHRDLKPRNIFLHGLDCHVRIGDFGLACRDIIMDDEAKPPSTSQNTGSSHTTGVGTFVYAAPEQMEGSHYDSKSDMYSVGVVALELFQPFGTEMERVRTLGDLREGKIPDSFSQCWPVLAKYITLLTSRDPSLRPSATQLLQSELFSSKDMVIHGLQRRVEEQEEEIVQLRRQISQLQTQSTQQASHPTDKT; encoded by the exons ATGGACCTAGGGGAGAAAGACATTGCAGCGCTAATTGCCAAAGTTATTGCCGAAG CGTCCGACTTGGATAACAACTGTGAGGTTCTGATAGCTGGCAAGCAGTACCTGTCCACCCAGGAGTTTGCCTCCGCCATCCCCAACCACCTTCTGCTTGGGTCCCTGCTGGAACACCTGTGCTTTGTCTACGAGAGCGACCCGACCCGCTCACGTATGCTGTTCAAAG TCATTGGTCAGCGTTTAGCAGCGATGAACCTCCTCTCCCCATTGGCCATCAGTGAGGAGTTCAGTTCAGTCAGACTCCAGCACAACAGAGCCTTCATTGAACTACTGGATGCTGCCAGCACCTCCCTGTTCCCACAG GGTCAAAGATTATGTAATACAGATAGCCAGAGCCTTACGCTAAG ACCAACAGAAGGTCTGTTCCAGGCACAGGCGTCGCGCTACCTCAGCGAGTTTGAAGAGCTCTCTAGACTTGGAAAAGGATCCTATGGCAAAGTCTTTAAG GTAACAAACAAGCTGGATGGCCAGAAGTATGCTGTGAAGAAAATTCTCATCAAGAATGTTTCACGGGAAGACTGCATGAAg GTTCTCAGAGAAGTTAAAGTGTTATCCAGTCTTCAGCACATCAATGTAGTGGGCTACCACACTGCCTGGATGGAGCATGTCGCACCTGCTTTTATCA ACCCTGCATCAATACTCCCAGCACTGGAAACTCCTGCACTGCCAGAACG CACTGAGGAGAGTACCGGCAGTAGCAACAGCTCCTCAATAGTCTTTGAGAGCTCAGATCACTCGAAGGAGCCAGTGGCCATTGCAAAAGTACCAGAGATCCTCCGGGTGAAAGCCCTGGCCCCTAAAGAGGAGAAGAGCACACAGGCGGTGTGTCCTAAAACCATGCGCCACACCCGTGTCTCAGAGAACTTTGTCCCCTGTGTGTTCCTGGGACGGCGTGGCCTGACACCGGACGGTTGCCCTGTGGTCAGCTGGGATGGCTCGGCCCTGTCAGAGGAGGCCTCAGGAACCAGGAACAAGATGGAGCTGAACAACAACTCCTACATCGACGTGGGGAGCGAGGAATGGGACACGAAATGCCCCACCAAGGAG GTGCAGTTCCACCTCATGCTGTATATTCAGATGCAGTTGTGTGAACGTTCACTCAAAGACTGGATCTCCGAGAGAACCACCGAACACACCTCACAAA ATCCTTATGGGTCTGTGGACATCAAACAAACCCTTAGCATTCTACATAAAATACTTGAAGGAGTGGAATACATTCACTCTAGAAGTATCATGCACAGAGACCTGAAG CCCAGGAATATTTTCCTGCATGGACTTGACTGCCATGTGAGGATTGGAGACTTTGGACTGGCTTGCAGGGATATAATAATGGATGACGAGGCAAAGCCACCCTCCACCTCACAGAACACCG GTTCCTCACACACCACTGGAGTGGGGACATTTGTTTATGCTGCACCTGAACAAATGGAGGGCTCCCACTATGATTCAAAG TCAGACATGTACAGTGTAGGAGTGGTGGCCCTGGAGCTGTTCCAGCCCTTTGGGACAGAGATGGAGCGCGTGCGTACACTAGGAGACCTCCGTGAGGGGAAGATCCCAGACTCCTTCTCCCAGTGCTGGCCTGTTCTGGCCAAGTACATTACACTGCTGACCAGCAGAGACCCCTCTCTACGACCCAGCGCCACACAGCTGCTGCAGAGCGAGCTGTTCAGCAGCAAAGACATG GTTATCCATGGCTTGCAGAGAAGGGTTGAAGAGCAGGAAGAGGAGATAGTTCAACTCAGGAGACAGATCAGTCAGCTACAGACTCAGAGCACGCAACAGGCATCCCATCCAACCGACAAGACCTGA